TGGCACAGGCTGGCCATCTGCGGATACAGACTTGCCAGATCCAGCGTCACCATCAGTGTGGTCTGGCTGTCATGGATCTTCTGCGTGAGGGTGCGTTCGGCGTCCAGCGGCGAGTAATTCACCACGGTCCCACCGGCACGCAGCACACCGAGAAAGGCAATGAAGTAATGCGGTGTGTTCGGCAGGTACAGTCCCACATGCACACCCGGGCGCACTCCCAGCCGCTGAAACCCGCAGGCCGCGCGGCGCACCAGCGCATCCAGCTGCCGATAGCTGATTCTGCTACCGAGAAAGTTGATTGCCGGATGCTCGGGGAAATCAGCAACCGCCTTGTCCAGCAATGCCCAGACCGGACCGGTTGCCAGGCTGGTATCCCAGCGCATGCTGTCGGGGTAGGAGTCCAGCCAACGTAATTCTGCATTCGCACTCATGACACGCCTCCTGGGGGCTTTTTGTAATTATTGATCTCCTGACGTTAGTCCCGAGCAGCTGTCCTGCAAAGGCAAATCCAGCCTGTATATACGCGGCCATAGATTGCAGCATGGCTCACCGAGTACGCAGAATGATGGCCATACGATTGTGTGATCGCCCTTCCATACTGGACATTTCCGGCTCTGCAGGGCGCTACCCCGCCGATATACAACCGTAATCAAATTGCAATAAGCCAGGCGGGTTGCTAAATTTCAACCTCTCCTTAAATCAGAACGGATAAACATCATGAAACGGATCCTCCTCGGCTCTCTGCTTGCTGCTGCCTCTCTCAATGCCTTCGCCACCGCTCCGGGCGGTCCGGGCTGCGGCTGGGGCAACATGTTGTTCGAAGGCCAGCGCGGCCTGCCCTCCCACCTGGTAGCGTCCATCACCAATGGCACCTCGGGCAATGCCACCTTCGGCATGACCTCAGGCACCAACGGCTGCGATACCAGCGGCGCTCTGGCCTACAACGGCAAATCGATGATCGTGCTGAGCAGCATCATCAACGAACTGTCCGAAGACATGGCGCGCGGTGAAGGTGAAGCCCTGACGACCTACGCTGTAGTTCTGGGTGTAGAAGCGCAGGATCGTGATCACTTTGCTGCCGTGACCAGCCAGCACTTCAATGAGATCTTCAGCTCCGCCGACGTGACTGCCGAGCAGGTTCATGCTGCTACCCTGGCCGTTCTGAAGAACGACGCAGTACTGGCGAAGTACGCCGAACAGGTCTGAGCCTGGCGTTGATATCCGAGGTCGGCGTTCCGTCGGCCCCGGGCATTTCCCTGCATCATCTGGTGCCCCGTCCTCCATCGCGGTCTCGCATGTCCATACGCTTGTTCCCCCTGTTGCTGAGCATGCTCGGCATTGCCGTACAGGCGGCTCCGCACCCCGATGCGGCAACGCTGCAGAAACTCGCCACAGATCCGTACTGGGTCGCACTCGGTCACTATGAACAGCAGACCTTCGGCGGCTGGCGCAGCTACGTTGATGATGCGGACTTCTTCCTGGCAGCCAATGGCGAACGCTCACCGCTGGCCGAACTGACTGCGACCCTTGACGCCGTCTATGCCGACCCACAACAGGCCGACAGCCATCCGCAATGCCGCTTCCCATCGCGCACCCGCTGGCTGCGGCAGCAGCTGCAACTGGATGACCTGCCCGCAGTAACCTGCGCCGAATTTGATACCTGGTATGCCGATATCAACCCGCATACCACCATACTGGTATTCCCTGATGCCTACCTGAACAGTCCATCATCCATGTTCGGGCACACCCTGCTGCGTATTGACTCGGCTGATGCAGCAGGCAGTGGCACCGCACTACTCAGTTACGCGCTGAACTTCGGTGCCATGATTGAAGACATGGACAACAGTATTCTCTATGCCTGGAAAGGCCTGGCCGGCGGATACCCTGGGCAGTTCGCCCTGTTGCCCTACCGGGAAAAGATCAGTGAATACAGCAGCCTGGAAAACCGCGACCTGTGGGAATACCGCCTCGATCTGACACCCGAAGAAACCGGGCGCATGATCGAACACGTCTGGGAGCTGCGGCAGGTTCGTTTCGACTACTTCTTCTTTGACGAAAACTGCTCGTACCGCCTGCTCGAACTGTTGGAAATCGCCCGGCCCGGCCTGAAACTGATCGACCAGTTCCCGCTGACGGCCATCCCCGCTGATACCGTGCGCGCGGTAAAGGATGCCGGCCTGATAAAGGATATAAACTACCGCCCGTCGCGGGAGAAGGAGTTGCTGGCCCGCGCGGCGCCGCTGAATCCTGCAGAGTTGAGCTGGGCACAGGCACTCGCCGCCGATGATGAGGCTCTCAACGACAATGCTTTCGCGGCACTGCCCACGGAGCGCCAGTCGCTGATTCAGGAAACCGCCTACCGGCTGCTGCGCTATCAGGCGGCCGGCCAGGAGCGTGATGTCGACAGTGCAACGCGCAGTTACCGGCTGCTGCAGGCAATCAATCAGAACCCGCCACCGCGGCTGGAAATGGACATCCCGGCGCTGCCGGAGGATGGCCACGAATCCCGCACCTGGCAGTTAGCCGTAGGCAGTCAGGAACACCGCGCCTTTGCCGAATATGGCCTGCGCATGGCCTACCACGATCTGAATGACAACCTCTCCGGCTTCCCACTGGGAGCACAGATCGAACTGGGCAAGCTCAGAGTACGACAGTACGAGGGCAATCATTGGCAACTGGAGGAGCTCGGATTGGTCGGCATTCGTTCGCTGACGCCGAGAACCCAACTGCTCAAGCCTTGGTCATGGCAAGTCCGCGCCGGGCTGGAGCGAGTGTCTGGCGCGGAGGGCGATCGGCCTTTGGTGGGCTATCTGGACGGTGGCGGTGGCTTTACCTGGCCATTGGGCAACAACCTGCTGACTTATGCGCTGGCCACGGTACGCATTGAGCAAAACAATGACTTTGCTACAGCGCTGAGCCCCGCCGCCGGATTCGACAGCGGCCTGCTCTGGCGCAATGCAGCCGGCAACCTGTTACTGGAAGCCCAGGCAGACTACTTTCATAACGGTGAAGTGCGCCGCCGGCTGGCGCTGACCCAGCAACTGGAACTGGGCCGCAACCTCGGCCTGCGTCTCAGCGCAACACGCGACTTCAGTCACCTTGGCGCAGCGCAGAACGAAGTCAGCCTGCAACTGCGCTGGTATCACTACTGACGCAGACGCTCGGCGGCATCGCGCAGCAACTGCTCGGTGCCGGCCCAGCCCAGGCAACCATCAGTAATGGATACCCCGTACTGCAACTCACCGGACAACGGCTGACTGCCGTCGAACAAATGACTTTCCAACATCACCGCGCGCAGGTTGCTGTCTCCCGCCAGCCGCTGGTCAATGACATTCTGCAGTACCGCAGGCTGACGCAGCGGATCCTTGCCGCTGTTGGCGTGGCTGCAGTCGACCATGATGCTGGGCTGGATGCCGGCTTTGCTCAGGGCGACCTTCGCCGCGGCCACACTGGCAGCATCGAAGTTGGGCCCCTGATTACCGCCACGCAGTACCAGATGGGTATCCGGGTTACCTGCCGTTTCCACCAATGCCGGACGACCCAGGTCGTCCATGCCGAAATGCTGATGGGGATGGGCCGCTGAGCGCATCGCATCAATGGCAATGCCCATACTGCCGTCGGTGCCGTTCTTGAAACCAACCGCCATGTCCAATCCGCTGACCAACTCCCGGTGCACCTGCGACTCGCTGGTGCGCGCACCGATGGCCGCCCAGCCCAGCAGGTCATCCACGTAACCCGCTGCCAGCGGCTGCAACAGTTCGCTGGCCAGTGGCAAACCCAGCTCGATCATCTGCAACATCAACCTGCGAGACAGCTCCAGTCCAGCAGCCATATCGCCACTGCCATCCAGCTGCGGGTCATAGACCAGACCTTTCCAGCCAACCGTGGTGCGGGGCTTCTCGATATAGGCGCGCATCACCAGCAGCATCTGATCCTGCACCTGTGGCGCCAGCTCCGCCAGCCGCCGAGCATAATCCAGCGCAGCGTCGGCATCATGAATCGAGCAGGGACCCACCACCACCAGCAGACGTGAGTCATGACCATCAAGAATATTACGGATAGCCTGGCGCTGAGCCTGAATCTGCTCGGCTT
Above is a genomic segment from Halopseudomonas litoralis containing:
- a CDS encoding DUF3015 domain-containing protein, yielding MKRILLGSLLAAASLNAFATAPGGPGCGWGNMLFEGQRGLPSHLVASITNGTSGNATFGMTSGTNGCDTSGALAYNGKSMIVLSSIINELSEDMARGEGEALTTYAVVLGVEAQDRDHFAAVTSQHFNEIFSSADVTAEQVHAATLAVLKNDAVLAKYAEQV
- a CDS encoding Lnb N-terminal periplasmic domain-containing protein → MSIRLFPLLLSMLGIAVQAAPHPDAATLQKLATDPYWVALGHYEQQTFGGWRSYVDDADFFLAANGERSPLAELTATLDAVYADPQQADSHPQCRFPSRTRWLRQQLQLDDLPAVTCAEFDTWYADINPHTTILVFPDAYLNSPSSMFGHTLLRIDSADAAGSGTALLSYALNFGAMIEDMDNSILYAWKGLAGGYPGQFALLPYREKISEYSSLENRDLWEYRLDLTPEETGRMIEHVWELRQVRFDYFFFDENCSYRLLELLEIARPGLKLIDQFPLTAIPADTVRAVKDAGLIKDINYRPSREKELLARAAPLNPAELSWAQALAADDEALNDNAFAALPTERQSLIQETAYRLLRYQAAGQERDVDSATRSYRLLQAINQNPPPRLEMDIPALPEDGHESRTWQLAVGSQEHRAFAEYGLRMAYHDLNDNLSGFPLGAQIELGKLRVRQYEGNHWQLEELGLVGIRSLTPRTQLLKPWSWQVRAGLERVSGAEGDRPLVGYLDGGGGFTWPLGNNLLTYALATVRIEQNNDFATALSPAAGFDSGLLWRNAAGNLLLEAQADYFHNGEVRRRLALTQQLELGRNLGLRLSATRDFSHLGAAQNEVSLQLRWYHY
- a CDS encoding 3-deoxy-7-phosphoheptulonate synthase, whose protein sequence is MNSSVSALQLSLVPSIESAQNLTQPIQRRTRPLPTPAVLRQRLPLNALQAEQIQAQRQAIRNILDGHDSRLLVVVGPCSIHDADAALDYARRLAELAPQVQDQMLLVMRAYIEKPRTTVGWKGLVYDPQLDGSGDMAAGLELSRRLMLQMIELGLPLASELLQPLAAGYVDDLLGWAAIGARTSESQVHRELVSGLDMAVGFKNGTDGSMGIAIDAMRSAAHPHQHFGMDDLGRPALVETAGNPDTHLVLRGGNQGPNFDAASVAAAKVALSKAGIQPSIMVDCSHANSGKDPLRQPAVLQNVIDQRLAGDSNLRAVMLESHLFDGSQPLSGELQYGVSITDGCLGWAGTEQLLRDAAERLRQ